From the genome of Sphingobacterium kitahiroshimense, one region includes:
- a CDS encoding KGGVGR-motif variant AAA ATPase has translation MKTITFYSYKGGVGRSLALSNMAIKLSQLNKKVFVIDFDLEAPGLQFKFEEDYEHLKNKCQLGLVDYIHGFANENILPESLQDYTCELRAKNINDTNIQFLSAGNFEQNDYWRKLATTKWSQLFYSKNSYGIRFFLDLKAKIEKEYNPDYLLIDSRTGITDISGITLKIFADEIVILAVNNTENLFGTNKIITSLTSSENELLNHSPKIHFVLTRLPFPKEPEEKAQEFTILKRWEKEIFKSSSGKIHDVSIIHTDKQVNHKEIVKIGDKAKVNTITYDYLNLFEKLIDGNLSSENETKFEAEHLFNKALVEKDSLLKLELLNKAILLDPSRYEYFKERGFTYFLSRQIDQAISDFSRALEIKPGDTICLLYLGNLFYNKQDHQKAIEYLTQIDYQLAWKSLLLGMAYNNQGNPQKAEECFTEGIQHSPEDPELRNARADILRRRGNYKEALIDIYKAIELAPDKGIWFATLAEILLNMDKKEEFYLNFNLALSKNINESQLRSAKDLYAKLKDDERFLELLEKYQLDINEILKD, from the coding sequence ATGAAAACGATTACATTTTATTCTTATAAGGGTGGTGTTGGAAGATCCCTGGCCTTAAGTAATATGGCCATCAAGCTTTCTCAATTAAACAAGAAAGTCTTTGTCATCGACTTTGACTTAGAAGCTCCTGGCCTTCAATTTAAATTTGAAGAAGATTACGAGCACTTAAAAAATAAGTGCCAGCTTGGGCTCGTAGATTATATCCATGGTTTTGCTAATGAAAATATATTGCCAGAATCTCTCCAAGATTATACATGCGAATTAAGGGCAAAGAACATAAACGATACTAATATTCAATTCTTATCCGCAGGCAATTTTGAACAGAATGATTATTGGAGAAAACTGGCTACGACAAAGTGGTCTCAACTATTTTATTCTAAAAACTCGTACGGTATACGTTTCTTTTTAGACCTTAAAGCAAAAATTGAGAAAGAATATAATCCTGACTACCTTTTAATAGATTCTAGAACCGGAATTACAGATATATCGGGTATTACTTTAAAAATATTTGCCGATGAGATCGTAATCCTTGCGGTCAATAATACAGAGAACTTATTTGGCACAAATAAAATTATTACAAGCTTAACATCATCGGAAAATGAACTGTTAAATCACAGTCCCAAAATACATTTTGTTTTAACTCGACTGCCATTTCCGAAGGAGCCTGAGGAAAAAGCACAGGAATTTACCATATTGAAGCGCTGGGAAAAAGAAATATTCAAAAGTAGTAGCGGAAAAATACATGACGTTTCTATTATACATACAGATAAACAGGTAAATCATAAAGAAATTGTAAAAATTGGAGACAAGGCCAAAGTCAATACAATTACGTATGATTATCTGAATTTATTTGAAAAATTAATTGATGGAAATCTCTCTTCTGAGAATGAAACAAAATTTGAGGCCGAGCATCTGTTTAATAAAGCTTTAGTAGAAAAAGACTCTTTGCTAAAATTAGAACTATTAAATAAAGCAATACTGCTAGATCCATCACGATACGAATACTTTAAGGAAAGAGGTTTTACTTATTTCTTATCAAGACAAATAGATCAAGCTATTAGCGATTTTAGCAGAGCGCTAGAAATAAAACCCGGAGACACCATTTGTTTGCTGTATTTGGGAAATCTATTTTATAACAAACAGGATCATCAAAAAGCAATTGAATACCTAACACAAATCGATTATCAACTAGCATGGAAATCACTTCTACTCGGTATGGCCTATAATAACCAGGGAAATCCACAAAAAGCTGAAGAATGCTTTACCGAAGGAATTCAACATTCTCCTGAAGATCCTGAACTGCGGAATGCCCGTGCAGATATCCTTAGACGAAGGGGTAATTATAAAGAAGCATTAATAGATATTTACAAAGCCATCGAACTAGCACCCGACAAAGGCATTTGGTTTGCCACACTTGCTGAAATATTATTAAATATGGACAAAAAGGAGGAGTTCTATCTCAACTTTAACCTTGCATTATCTAAAAACATAAATGAATCCCAGCTCCGCTCAGCAAAAGATCTGTATGCCAAACTAAAAGATGATGAACGTTTCCTTGAACTATTAGAAAAATATCAATTAGATATAAATGAAATTTTAAAAGACTAA